The following are from one region of the Chloracidobacterium sp. genome:
- a CDS encoding VCBS repeat domain-containing M23 family metallopeptidase, protein MSRYFIGVVLSLLIGLLAIGFFLDLPRPVTALVADDQVQVIEPAGGGEFKFQPRDEISDADRRLIQAEIARNTARLEKEGKLAPAVPLDVPLSWPIAKAPGVLDFNVIGISNFVDHNAAFPNQLQDYNCGTRTYDLSSGYNHKGIDIFTWPFGWNKMDNNEVVIVASAPGTIISKTDGNFDRSCAIGSGQWNAVYVRHADNSVAWYGHMKSGSTTSKAVGATVAAGEYLGVVGSSGSSTGPHLHFELYGGDNLLKDPYSGPCNSMNTASWWAAQEAYRVPKINRLMTGSAGPTFPTCPTPEVTNEKRIFKRGDALTTSAYYRDQTTGHVTQFALLRPDGSTHSNWQHTSPNTYNASYWFWSWTIPANARGGQWKFRATYQTVQYEMPFTVVGGPPFDFDGDGKTDVGIFRPGPAEWWYRRSSDGQVPALQFGTSTDAIAPVDYTGDGKSDVAFFRPTTGEWFILRSEDGSFYSFPFGGAGDTPVPADYDGDGKGDVAVFRSTNNTWYIQRSSDLGVSIITFGASGDLPVTADYDGDGKSDIGIFRPGPGEWWYLRSSDGGNRAFQFGTSTDKTVVGDYTGDGKADAAFFRPTTGEWFILRSEDGSFYSFPFGGAGDTPVPGDYDGDGKTDAAVFRPSSATWFMLGSTSGTQIIPFGAATDRPIPNAFVR, encoded by the coding sequence ATGTCACGTTACTTTATCGGTGTTGTTCTATCGTTGCTCATCGGGCTTTTGGCGATCGGGTTCTTTCTCGATCTTCCGCGTCCGGTGACCGCCCTCGTCGCTGACGATCAGGTGCAGGTCATCGAACCAGCCGGCGGCGGTGAGTTCAAATTTCAGCCCAGAGATGAGATCAGCGATGCCGACCGCAGATTGATCCAGGCCGAGATCGCGCGAAACACTGCCCGGCTCGAAAAAGAAGGCAAGCTTGCTCCGGCAGTCCCGCTTGACGTTCCGCTTTCGTGGCCTATCGCGAAGGCTCCGGGAGTTTTGGATTTCAACGTGATCGGCATCTCGAACTTCGTCGATCATAACGCGGCATTCCCGAACCAGCTGCAGGATTACAACTGCGGAACCCGAACTTACGACCTAAGCTCGGGCTACAACCACAAAGGCATCGATATCTTCACGTGGCCCTTCGGCTGGAACAAGATGGATAACAACGAGGTCGTCATCGTTGCATCCGCACCCGGCACGATCATTTCCAAGACTGATGGCAATTTCGACCGCAGCTGCGCGATCGGCAGCGGGCAGTGGAACGCGGTCTACGTTCGCCACGCTGACAATTCGGTCGCGTGGTACGGACATATGAAGAGCGGCTCGACAACCTCAAAGGCGGTCGGTGCAACAGTTGCCGCAGGCGAGTATCTCGGCGTTGTCGGAAGTTCCGGAAGTTCTACGGGCCCGCACCTTCACTTCGAACTTTATGGCGGCGACAACCTGCTTAAAGATCCCTATTCGGGTCCGTGCAACAGCATGAACACAGCTTCGTGGTGGGCCGCGCAGGAAGCATATCGCGTTCCGAAGATAAACCGGCTGATGACCGGATCGGCAGGGCCTACTTTCCCGACCTGCCCGACGCCTGAGGTAACGAACGAGAAGCGGATATTCAAGCGAGGCGATGCGTTGACGACCTCGGCCTATTACCGCGACCAGACGACGGGCCATGTTACCCAGTTCGCATTGCTCCGGCCGGACGGCTCGACCCACAGCAACTGGCAGCATACAAGCCCAAATACTTACAACGCATCGTATTGGTTCTGGAGCTGGACCATTCCCGCAAATGCACGCGGTGGGCAATGGAAGTTCAGAGCAACCTACCAAACGGTGCAATATGAGATGCCGTTTACAGTGGTCGGCGGGCCGCCGTTCGACTTCGACGGTGATGGGAAGACGGATGTCGGTATCTTTCGTCCGGGCCCGGCTGAGTGGTGGTATCGGAGAAGCTCTGACGGACAGGTCCCGGCATTGCAGTTTGGCACCTCTACCGACGCGATCGCACCGGTCGATTACACCGGCGACGGAAAGTCGGATGTGGCGTTCTTCCGTCCGACCACGGGCGAGTGGTTCATCCTGAGATCTGAGGACGGATCGTTCTATTCGTTCCCGTTCGGCGGAGCGGGCGACACACCCGTCCCGGCGGACTACGACGGCGACGGCAAGGGCGATGTCGCGGTCTTCCGTTCGACCAACAACACATGGTACATCCAGCGTTCGTCCGACCTCGGGGTCTCGATCATCACCTTTGGAGCCTCGGGCGACCTGCCGGTGACGGCCGACTATGACGGCGACGGCAAGTCGGACATCGGCATCTTTCGTCCGGGCCCGGGCGAATGGTGGTATCTGCGGTCGTCTGACGGCGGCAACCGTGCTTTCCAGTTCGGGACATCGACCGACAAGACTGTGGTCGGCGACTACACGGGCGACGGCAAGGCAGACGCCGCGTTCTTCAGGCCGACGACCGGTGAATGGTTCATCCTGAGATCGGAAGACGGGTCGTTCTACTCGTTCCCGTTCGGCGGAGCAGGCGACACGCCCGTTCCCGGCGACTACGACGGCGACGGAAAGACGGACGCCGCGGTCTTCAGGCCGTCATCGGCGACGTGGTTCATGCTCGGCTCGACCTCGGGCACGCAGATCATCCCGTTCGGTGCCGCCACCGACCGCCCGATCCCGAATGCGTTCGTCAGATAA
- a CDS encoding GNAT family N-acetyltransferase, whose protein sequence is MIKFKASDKKNDADAVWAIIEPVIEAGDTYTFAPGTSREELLNWWFADGHHCYTAENESGEVLGIFWLRKNQPGLGDHVCNAAYMVSPAAHGRGVGRQMAEFSLDEARRLGFTAMQFNFVVASNTAAVRLWRSVGMEIIGTIPDAFRHQQNGLTDAYIMYRKL, encoded by the coding sequence ATGATCAAGTTCAAGGCTTCAGATAAAAAAAACGACGCGGACGCTGTCTGGGCGATAATTGAGCCGGTGATCGAGGCGGGCGACACTTACACCTTTGCACCCGGAACTTCGCGGGAAGAGTTGCTGAATTGGTGGTTCGCAGACGGCCATCATTGCTACACCGCAGAGAACGAAAGCGGCGAAGTTCTCGGCATTTTCTGGCTTCGAAAGAATCAGCCCGGGCTCGGCGATCACGTTTGCAACGCCGCGTATATGGTCTCGCCCGCGGCTCACGGCAGAGGTGTCGGCCGACAGATGGCGGAATTCTCGCTCGACGAGGCTCGCCGGCTTGGCTTTACCGCGATGCAGTTCAACTTCGTCGTTGCGTCGAACACGGCGGCGGTCCGTCTCTGGAGATCGGTCGGCATGGAGATCATCGGCACGATCCCCGACGCCTTTCGCCACCAACAAAACGGCCTGACGGATGCCTATATTATGTATCGTAAGCTATAA
- a CDS encoding VCBS repeat-containing protein — MIRRLLRLAAAGAIYLSLLFVGDVSGQRAPGSLLLDAPVITAVVPGSPCANDQPMPLIVQGSNFAAGLHVSLGFPRGGTAVLQGDRILNVSAASFTVLAEFPESGNYTLRVHNLDGGVSGAFIVSVQNCLTISQLAPTPIYARSTPRIVTLTGGGFVSGVTALITRPNGSGYGVSGPDVVSVQPNAVQVRLILPNSGTWRIVLRNSNGDLSNTQSFFVETSPSFDFDGDGAADVAIFRPAVGEWWYRRSSDGQAAAAQFGTASDIVVPGDYTGDGKADIAFFRPSVSEWFILRSDDGSFYSFPFGSVGDIPVAGDFDSDGKADTAVFRPTTGTFIIIRSSDLAAIFIPFGQNGDRPLTGDFDGDGIVDVAVFRPSTSEWWIRGSIGGIIIFAFGSPGDLVFAGDFSGGGMADAAFFRPSTGEWFIVRSENSTFYSFPFGAAGDVPVPADYDGDGTTDAAVFRPSSATWFMLGSISGTQIIPFGIASDRPIPNAFVR; from the coding sequence ATGATCCGACGACTGCTTCGCCTTGCCGCGGCCGGAGCAATATATCTGAGCCTTTTGTTCGTAGGTGACGTGTCGGGTCAAAGAGCGCCCGGATCACTGCTTCTTGATGCGCCTGTCATAACGGCGGTCGTTCCCGGCTCGCCGTGTGCGAACGATCAGCCGATGCCCCTCATTGTTCAAGGGTCTAATTTCGCTGCCGGGCTGCATGTGAGCTTGGGTTTTCCTCGAGGCGGGACCGCGGTTTTGCAGGGCGACCGTATTTTGAATGTATCTGCAGCCTCTTTCACCGTCCTTGCCGAATTTCCCGAGTCGGGCAATTACACGCTCCGTGTTCACAATCTTGACGGCGGCGTCTCAGGCGCATTCATCGTATCGGTTCAAAACTGCCTCACAATTTCACAGCTGGCCCCGACGCCTATTTACGCAAGAAGTACTCCGCGGATCGTGACGCTTACGGGCGGCGGCTTCGTTTCGGGCGTTACGGCGCTCATCACGCGTCCGAACGGTTCGGGCTACGGCGTGAGCGGCCCCGACGTCGTTTCGGTCCAGCCCAACGCGGTGCAGGTGAGGCTGATCTTGCCAAATTCCGGAACGTGGCGGATCGTCCTGCGCAACTCGAACGGAGATCTTTCGAATACGCAGAGCTTTTTTGTCGAGACGTCCCCGTCGTTCGATTTTGACGGTGACGGCGCGGCCGATGTTGCGATCTTCAGGCCCGCGGTCGGTGAATGGTGGTATCGCCGAAGCTCTGACGGCCAGGCGGCTGCCGCACAGTTTGGCACGGCGTCCGACATTGTCGTTCCCGGCGATTACACGGGCGACGGCAAGGCCGATATCGCGTTCTTCCGTCCATCTGTTTCGGAATGGTTCATTCTCCGCAGCGATGACGGCTCGTTCTATTCGTTCCCGTTCGGCAGCGTCGGCGACATTCCGGTCGCAGGCGATTTTGATAGCGACGGCAAGGCCGATACTGCGGTTTTCAGGCCGACGACCGGAACATTTATCATTATCCGGTCGTCCGATCTGGCGGCGATCTTCATCCCGTTCGGACAGAACGGCGATCGTCCGCTGACGGGCGATTTCGACGGCGACGGCATCGTTGACGTAGCCGTGTTCAGACCGTCGACCTCGGAATGGTGGATCCGCGGCAGCATCGGCGGGATCATCATCTTTGCATTCGGGTCGCCGGGCGACCTCGTCTTTGCCGGCGATTTTTCAGGCGGCGGCATGGCCGATGCAGCATTTTTCCGTCCCTCGACCGGCGAATGGTTCATTGTCCGGAGCGAGAATTCGACGTTCTATTCGTTCCCGTTCGGGGCGGCGGGCGACGTTCCCGTGCCGGCCGACTATGACGGCGACGGTACGACCGACGCTGCGGTCTTTCGCCCATCGTCGGCGACGTGGTTCATGCTCGGCTCGATCTCGGGCACTCAGATCATACCGTTCGGCATTGCATCTGACCGTCCTATTCCGAACGCCTTTGTAAGGTAA
- a CDS encoding metallophosphoesterase has protein sequence MLRTPRAKRVRLTDRINTMIAADQPLRSLAGNLSKVARYAIDEAASLSLERVEIKLPRLPKKLDGFKVIHLSDIHHSPFTGLDHIERTVKIANRLKPDMFVLTGDYVSHDAKYIGPVAEVLGRLEAEFGTHACLGNHDHWTDAELVTRSLKDAGIQVLINEGHRFEARGASIWLAGVDDHMVGKTDLPAALKGSFPDEFKLLLAHNPIIFRKAVRAAIDLTLSGHTHGGQVKVRTRTPKDRLIPRRRLSAGLHQRKDSHIYITRGIGTVVLPVRYQCPPEISLLELRAG, from the coding sequence ATGCTGAGAACGCCGCGAGCAAAACGAGTACGATTGACTGACCGCATCAATACGATGATCGCGGCCGACCAGCCGCTTCGTTCCCTCGCCGGCAACCTTTCAAAGGTCGCCCGCTATGCGATCGACGAAGCCGCGAGCCTTTCGCTCGAGCGCGTCGAGATCAAACTGCCGCGGCTGCCGAAAAAGCTCGACGGATTCAAGGTCATTCATCTTTCGGATATTCATCACAGCCCGTTCACCGGACTCGACCACATCGAACGAACCGTTAAGATCGCAAATCGCCTGAAACCCGATATGTTCGTTTTGACGGGCGACTACGTTTCGCATGACGCCAAATATATCGGGCCGGTCGCCGAGGTCCTCGGCCGCCTCGAGGCCGAGTTCGGAACGCACGCGTGTCTTGGCAATCACGATCATTGGACCGACGCCGAACTTGTCACGCGTTCGCTCAAAGATGCGGGGATTCAGGTTCTGATAAACGAGGGCCATCGGTTCGAAGCCCGCGGAGCCTCGATCTGGCTGGCCGGTGTCGACGACCATATGGTCGGTAAGACCGATCTTCCGGCGGCCTTAAAGGGTTCGTTTCCCGACGAATTCAAATTGCTGCTCGCGCATAACCCGATCATATTCAGAAAGGCCGTCAGGGCCGCGATCGATCTGACCCTCAGCGGCCATACACACGGCGGACAGGTCAAGGTCCGGACGCGTACACCGAAAGATCGCCTCATCCCGCGCCGCCGGCTTTCGGCCGGGCTGCATCAACGTAAGGATTCGCATATCTATATAACGCGCGGCATCGGGACGGTCGTCCTGCCCGTCCGCTACCAGTGCCCGCCGGAAATAAGCCTCCTCGAGCTGCGCGCCGGATGA
- a CDS encoding tyrosine--tRNA ligase, with protein MTIDEQLEFLKKGTVDLIRDDDLRKKLERAAKTGKPLRVKLGLDPTAPDIHVGHTVVIRKLKAFQDLGHTVIFLIGDFTGMIGDPSGKNVTRPPLSREEVNANAETYKRQMFKLLDPDRTELRFNGEWMDKFNAADFVKLCARTTVKQILERDDFTKRLNEEKPISLHELLYPLVQGYDSVALGSDIELGGTDQKFNLLMGRDLQREFGQEPQVVITTPLLEGLDGVQKMSKSLNNYIGIDEPPDEMFGKVMSISDDLMWRYYELLTDLAPAQIASLRDRCGSGDENPRNAKAALAKLIIKDFHSAAEADAAEDEFTRRFVQKEVPDDIEEKAIDAGTYRLADLIAESGLAASKGEAKRLIEQGGVKVDGEKATNPGAEMVVTDSEMLIQVGKRKFVKLIGKQ; from the coding sequence ATGACCATCGACGAACAATTGGAATTTCTCAAAAAAGGGACAGTTGACCTGATCCGCGACGACGATCTGCGCAAAAAGCTTGAGCGGGCGGCAAAGACCGGCAAGCCGCTGCGCGTAAAGCTCGGCCTTGATCCAACGGCGCCTGACATTCATGTCGGCCACACGGTCGTCATCCGCAAGCTGAAGGCGTTTCAGGACCTCGGGCATACGGTCATTTTTCTGATCGGCGATTTTACGGGCATGATCGGCGATCCCTCGGGAAAGAACGTAACGCGGCCGCCGCTTTCGCGTGAAGAAGTAAACGCCAACGCCGAGACATACAAACGGCAGATGTTCAAGCTGCTCGACCCCGATAGGACCGAGCTTCGATTCAACGGCGAATGGATGGACAAATTTAACGCCGCCGATTTCGTCAAGCTATGCGCCAGGACGACCGTCAAACAGATACTCGAACGCGACGATTTTACCAAACGCCTTAATGAGGAAAAGCCGATCTCGCTCCACGAGCTGCTCTATCCGCTCGTGCAGGGTTACGATTCCGTTGCGCTCGGATCCGATATCGAACTCGGCGGCACCGACCAGAAATTCAATCTACTGATGGGACGCGATCTGCAGCGTGAATTCGGCCAGGAACCGCAGGTGGTCATCACGACTCCGCTGCTCGAGGGCCTCGACGGCGTGCAGAAAATGTCGAAATCGCTTAACAACTACATCGGCATTGATGAGCCGCCGGACGAGATGTTCGGCAAGGTGATGTCCATCTCCGACGATCTGATGTGGCGCTACTACGAACTGCTGACCGACCTTGCACCCGCTCAGATCGCATCGCTCCGCGACAGATGCGGATCGGGCGACGAGAATCCGCGAAACGCCAAGGCCGCGCTTGCAAAACTCATCATCAAAGACTTTCACTCAGCGGCGGAAGCCGATGCCGCCGAGGACGAATTTACACGCCGGTTCGTGCAAAAGGAAGTTCCCGATGATATCGAGGAAAAAGCAATTGACGCTGGTACTTACCGTCTGGCGGACCTCATTGCGGAGAGCGGCCTTGCAGCCTCGAAAGGCGAGGCTAAACGCCTGATCGAACAGGGAGGCGTCAAGGTCGACGGCGAAAAAGCTACGAACCCCGGAGCAGAAATGGTCGTAACCGATAGCGAGATGCTGATCCAGGTGGGTAAACGCAAGTTTGTTAAATTGATTGGAAAACAGTGA
- a CDS encoding pyrroline-5-carboxylate reductase — MSELSKDLGLAFIGCGVMGESMLAGLLKKGIVEPKNISASHPREGRRDELTEKYGIAAYASNAEAAKAVAENENSVIVLCVKPQRLAKVLSDLEGVLHPNDLVVSIIAGARIEKLAEELGTAKVVRAMPNTPSQIGAGITAWTCTEAVGDQDRGHVRQILSALGKELFVETENMIDMATSLSATGPTYIFMVMEALTDAGVHLGFSRDMAKELVQETMLGSVKFAMESHKHPAELRNMVTSPGGTSAEAIYQMEKGTLRTVLSKAVYAAYKRAVDLGKK; from the coding sequence ATGAGCGAACTAAGTAAAGATCTGGGGTTGGCATTTATCGGCTGCGGCGTGATGGGCGAATCGATGCTGGCCGGACTTTTGAAGAAAGGCATCGTCGAGCCGAAGAACATCTCGGCGAGCCACCCGCGCGAAGGCCGCCGCGACGAGCTGACGGAAAAATACGGCATCGCCGCTTACGCAAGCAATGCGGAAGCGGCAAAGGCCGTCGCGGAAAATGAGAACTCGGTGATCGTTCTCTGCGTAAAGCCTCAGAGGCTGGCGAAAGTGTTATCTGACCTTGAGGGCGTTCTGCATCCGAACGACCTTGTGGTTTCGATCATCGCCGGTGCAAGGATCGAAAAACTGGCCGAAGAGCTTGGGACGGCAAAGGTCGTTCGGGCGATGCCGAACACGCCGTCGCAGATCGGCGCAGGCATTACGGCATGGACCTGTACCGAGGCGGTCGGTGATCAGGATCGCGGGCATGTACGCCAGATACTCTCGGCCCTCGGCAAAGAGCTTTTTGTCGAGACCGAGAACATGATCGACATGGCTACATCGCTTTCGGCCACCGGGCCAACATATATATTTATGGTGATGGAAGCGCTGACGGATGCGGGCGTGCACCTCGGGTTTTCGCGTGACATGGCGAAAGAACTGGTGCAGGAAACGATGCTCGGTTCCGTAAAGTTCGCGATGGAATCGCACAAGCATCCGGCCGAACTCCGCAACATGGTCACCTCGCCGGGCGGCACATCGGCGGAGGCAATTTATCAAATGGAAAAAGGCACGCTGCGGACCGTGTTGTCAAAAGCCGTCTACGCCGCGTATAAGCGCGCGGTCGACCTGGGTAAGAAATGA
- a CDS encoding CDP-alcohol phosphatidyltransferase family protein, whose amino-acid sequence MILTIPNLLTFLRMALIPVFASLLFYGNSNWALLVFVIAGVSDGIDGFVARRFKQESELGTILDPIADKLLMTTAFIVLSLPGVLEPVRFLPVPFWVTAAVIGRDVLIITIAAAINVITGFRGFKPSWLGKLSTFVQVVAVTLILIAAVTGYTFYLPTVYLFVVLLAVISGIHYIFQVARLMKDEEKNEPDAGSAR is encoded by the coding sequence ATGATCCTCACGATCCCCAATCTCCTCACGTTTCTCCGCATGGCCCTGATACCGGTCTTCGCGAGTTTGCTGTTTTACGGCAACAGCAATTGGGCACTACTGGTCTTTGTGATCGCGGGCGTTTCAGATGGCATCGACGGTTTTGTCGCCCGACGTTTCAAGCAGGAATCCGAGTTGGGAACGATCCTAGACCCGATCGCCGATAAGCTTCTGATGACCACGGCGTTCATCGTGCTGTCTCTGCCCGGCGTGCTCGAACCGGTGAGGTTCTTGCCGGTACCCTTTTGGGTGACCGCCGCCGTCATCGGCCGCGACGTGCTGATCATCACGATCGCTGCGGCGATCAATGTCATCACCGGTTTTCGCGGCTTCAAGCCGTCATGGCTCGGCAAACTCTCTACCTTTGTCCAGGTCGTCGCCGTTACGCTCATCCTGATCGCCGCCGTTACGGGTTATACATTCTACCTTCCAACGGTCTATCTCTTCGTCGTACTTCTTGCCGTGATCTCGGGCATCCACTATATCTTTCAGGTAGCACGGCTGATGAAAGACGAAGAGAAGAACGAGCCCGACGCCGGATCGGCCAGATGA
- a CDS encoding alpha/beta fold hydrolase: MTIGAFVRSAAAAATLLIAASAALGGEIIKFSLFDGETVEGRLSLPAAQAKIRTLVIYVHGTGPSTYLNRRGTKQFAFNYFDHFADEFNKRGIAFFSYNKRGMGLAEEPPFETVDRVKFKRVVPSVEVRDLATFIKSLRSDKRLKKARVILLGWSEGTILAAMAAEDRRNKIHALFLAGYVHDNMTEVIKWQNSGGSAMVNLRAAFDADKDGTISRAEYESTEKNVADYRTRRLQNARFEQIDIDKDDAITIKDFGLIQAPRYKLITDAIAKGDEEWIWKNYFRVSIDWLREHDKLEANRTRLLRLKLPIYVFHGESDANCRSDAVAELRASFDRAGKRNLSEFVFPGHDHDLNFAEWITKKTISPGITRMFATADQLNR, encoded by the coding sequence ATGACGATCGGCGCTTTTGTTCGTTCGGCCGCGGCGGCCGCGACGTTGCTTATCGCAGCCTCGGCGGCCCTGGGCGGTGAGATCATCAAGTTTTCGCTGTTCGACGGCGAAACGGTCGAGGGCCGTTTGAGTCTTCCGGCCGCTCAAGCCAAGATCAGAACGCTGGTCATCTATGTTCACGGGACGGGGCCGTCGACGTACCTCAACCGCCGCGGCACCAAACAGTTCGCTTTTAATTATTTCGATCATTTTGCCGATGAGTTCAATAAACGCGGCATTGCTTTCTTTTCGTACAACAAGCGGGGAATGGGCCTCGCCGAAGAACCGCCGTTCGAGACCGTCGACCGTGTGAAATTCAAAAGAGTCGTGCCTTCAGTTGAGGTCAGGGACCTTGCTACGTTCATAAAGTCGCTGCGATCCGATAAGCGATTGAAAAAGGCAAGGGTCATTCTGCTCGGATGGAGCGAAGGAACGATCCTCGCGGCGATGGCCGCCGAAGACCGCCGCAACAAGATACATGCTTTATTCCTGGCCGGCTACGTTCATGACAACATGACCGAGGTGATCAAATGGCAGAACTCGGGAGGCTCGGCGATGGTCAACTTAAGGGCGGCGTTCGACGCCGACAAAGACGGCACCATCAGCCGGGCCGAATACGAATCGACGGAAAAGAACGTTGCCGACTATCGAACGCGCCGTCTGCAGAATGCCAGGTTCGAACAGATCGATATCGATAAGGACGATGCGATCACGATCAAGGACTTTGGGTTGATCCAGGCACCGAGGTACAAGCTGATAACCGACGCGATAGCAAAGGGCGACGAAGAATGGATCTGGAAAAACTATTTTCGTGTTTCGATCGACTGGCTCCGTGAACACGATAAACTCGAAGCGAATAGGACGCGACTGCTTCGGCTTAAACTGCCGATCTACGTCTTTCACGGTGAGTCGGATGCCAACTGCCGGTCCGACGCCGTTGCAGAACTCCGAGCGAGTTTTGACAGAGCGGGAAAACGCAATCTCAGTGAGTTCGTTTTTCCGGGCCACGATCACGACCTGAACTTTGCGGAGTGGATAACCAAAAAGACCATCTCGCCTGGCATTACGCGAATGTTCGCGACGGCCGATCAACTCAACCGTTGA